One window from the genome of Leptospira broomii serovar Hurstbridge str. 5399 encodes:
- a CDS encoding DCC1-like thiol-disulfide oxidoreductase family protein, with the protein MNEKIFLYDGECEFCADLAGSLKDKCLDSSVHFQSFRTLKKDELQKIHPSLTIDVAAGNVQFVEGNTRYPGFFAVRRLSHSLSGWRWAAPLLYFPFVPILGILFMNLLKAFRKKGNNS; encoded by the coding sequence ATGAACGAAAAAATTTTCCTTTATGACGGCGAATGCGAGTTTTGTGCCGATTTAGCCGGGTCCCTGAAAGACAAATGTTTGGATAGTAGCGTTCATTTTCAATCGTTCCGAACATTAAAGAAAGATGAATTACAAAAAATTCATCCGTCATTGACAATCGATGTGGCGGCCGGAAATGTGCAGTTCGTAGAAGGAAACACTCGGTATCCCGGATTTTTTGCGGTTCGAAGACTTTCCCATTCCTTGTCTGGGTGGCGCTGGGCTGCACCGCTTCTATACTTCCCCTTTGTGCCGATCCTCGGAATTCTATTCATGAATCTGCTAAAGGCATTTAGAAAAAAAGGAAATAATTCCTAA
- a CDS encoding iron-containing redox enzyme family protein, with translation MGTFRDELISLVADHKVLTSNPWLEQREKRMERSDLLLWLKQEYFVSVAFVNWFLNAAAISDSVSSKIVLVENIWEELGEGKEDEAHVSLLKRFLAEMEESVTAEDLLPETAQYLGLMQRITTTDFLAALGALGPANEYLLKLEYGRMFLSYKELKSRILLPDGKFFQVNLDADESHSEKLFRLIQEVADDEPKRERVREGAILALNARLVFYDGLQRIAEPISKK, from the coding sequence ATGGGAACGTTTCGGGATGAATTGATCTCTTTGGTAGCGGATCATAAGGTTTTGACTTCCAATCCCTGGCTGGAACAGAGAGAAAAGCGAATGGAAAGATCCGACTTACTCCTTTGGTTAAAGCAGGAATACTTCGTTTCGGTCGCATTCGTTAATTGGTTTTTGAATGCGGCTGCTATATCCGATTCTGTGTCTTCTAAAATCGTGTTAGTGGAGAATATCTGGGAAGAATTGGGGGAAGGCAAGGAAGATGAGGCGCATGTTTCCCTCCTTAAAAGATTTCTGGCTGAAATGGAGGAATCTGTCACCGCCGAGGATTTACTGCCGGAAACCGCGCAGTATTTGGGTTTGATGCAAAGAATTACGACGACTGATTTTCTTGCAGCTTTGGGGGCCTTAGGGCCGGCAAACGAATACTTGCTCAAATTGGAATACGGAAGGATGTTTCTTTCTTATAAGGAATTAAAATCGCGGATTTTACTTCCCGATGGAAAATTCTTTCAAGTGAATCTGGATGCCGACGAATCACATTCTGAAAAATTGTTTCGTTTAATCCAAGAAGTCGCTGACGACGAGCCGAAGCGTGAGAGAGTCAGAGAAGGGGCAATTCTTGCTTTGAATGCACGCCTGGTCTTTTACGACGGCCTACAGCGAATCGCAGAGCCGATCTCGAAAAAATAA
- a CDS encoding D-alanine--D-alanine ligase family protein, whose product MKNENSSVLLVPDVDEADVPQNLKQEWESLESVDYIKSCLQESGELVELVRSPSDLLERLSFFSTLPFSERPVLFHLVEGFLSRNREAWLPALAEYFGFPHTGSDAYAHTLSLDKHASKLFSRSLGIPTANWGCIDGANFTGGDDASCDFPNDSEFPVFIKPRYEGSSLGITRSNIVSSRASLNSFFSEKGSSHPSWIWESYLPGEEWTVAVIGSPTEGYRVSQVARICLENSDETVYGQRTKTKSSMPERLIFDLDVERSALVRSFSLLLCKKIQTIGAVRLDWKSTDDGCPQFLEWNTTPGLSPFYSSFPICYAHEFGNYSSLLSDLLRMARSEFQGERFAYAKMKSFKGVFDRR is encoded by the coding sequence ATGAAAAATGAAAATTCTTCCGTTTTGCTCGTTCCCGACGTTGACGAAGCCGATGTCCCGCAAAATTTAAAGCAAGAGTGGGAGAGTCTAGAATCGGTCGACTATATAAAATCCTGTCTACAAGAATCGGGTGAACTCGTGGAGTTAGTCAGATCTCCGTCGGATTTACTGGAACGCTTATCTTTTTTTTCGACTCTGCCTTTCTCCGAAAGACCGGTTCTTTTTCATTTAGTGGAAGGATTTTTATCCCGAAACCGCGAGGCTTGGCTTCCGGCGCTTGCCGAATACTTCGGTTTTCCACATACCGGTTCCGACGCTTATGCTCATACGTTAAGTTTAGACAAACATGCATCCAAATTATTCTCTCGTTCTCTAGGAATTCCAACCGCGAATTGGGGATGTATAGATGGCGCTAATTTCACGGGGGGCGATGATGCCTCCTGCGACTTCCCGAACGATTCGGAATTTCCGGTTTTCATAAAGCCAAGGTACGAAGGCTCAAGCTTAGGAATCACCCGATCGAATATCGTTTCGAGTCGAGCGTCTTTAAATTCGTTTTTTAGCGAGAAAGGAAGCTCACATCCTTCTTGGATTTGGGAATCCTATCTACCCGGAGAAGAATGGACCGTCGCGGTGATCGGATCTCCGACGGAAGGATATCGAGTTAGTCAGGTCGCTCGTATCTGCTTGGAAAATTCGGATGAAACGGTATACGGTCAACGGACCAAAACGAAATCTTCGATGCCCGAAAGATTGATCTTTGATCTGGATGTCGAACGATCGGCTTTGGTTCGATCTTTTTCTCTTTTACTCTGCAAGAAAATCCAAACGATCGGCGCCGTGCGTTTGGATTGGAAATCCACCGATGATGGGTGTCCTCAATTTTTGGAATGGAATACGACTCCTGGTTTGTCGCCTTTTTATAGCAGTTTTCCTATTTGCTATGCGCATGAATTTGGAAATTATTCATCTTTATTAAGCGATCTATTAAGAATGGCAAGAAGCGAATTTCAAGGGGAAAGATTCGCGTATGCAAAAATGAAATCCTTTAAAGGAGTATTTGATCGTCGATGA
- a CDS encoding KamA family radical SAM protein, whose amino-acid sequence MRKFIENPVEEDAALPSKARKRLFSSFEWSDYKAQLRNRIQAGDLNLYFELTESERHGIQETIRLNVGASPYYLSLSDPFDPQCPIRKMIVPQREEAFFAPEEALDPLHEESLSPVKGLTHMYPDRVLLFSNHECSVYCRHCMRGRKVSDSFERMEIIDLEACFAYIKANPEISDVVISGGDPLNLSDAKIDTILENLEKISHVKVCRIGTRNPVTLPMRITSELCKMIESHNTDNLSIFCNTQFNHEKECTSEAKEAVLRLLKAGVNIGNQCVILKGINDDGESMLRLHKKLLELRIRAYYMYDPELIPGSRGFRTPLYKGIQILEYMRGKIGGMGIPQFVNDLPGGGGKITLGPNWYLGFHKESKTHVFRSAIHGTYHLSPEPYDSDYESYYPELDQKVWDSIRNSAYSTDKGVPLGGRGKSSYEK is encoded by the coding sequence ACGCGGCCTTGCCGTCGAAAGCTCGTAAGAGATTGTTCTCTTCTTTCGAGTGGTCCGATTATAAAGCTCAGTTACGCAACCGAATTCAAGCCGGGGATTTGAATCTTTATTTTGAATTAACCGAGTCCGAACGACATGGTATTCAAGAAACGATTCGTTTGAACGTGGGCGCGAGTCCTTACTATCTCTCTCTATCCGATCCTTTCGATCCTCAATGCCCGATACGTAAAATGATCGTCCCTCAGAGAGAGGAGGCTTTTTTTGCGCCGGAAGAAGCTTTGGACCCACTTCATGAGGAGAGTCTTTCTCCGGTAAAAGGTCTTACCCATATGTATCCGGACCGGGTTTTATTATTTTCCAACCATGAATGTTCAGTTTATTGCAGACATTGTATGCGAGGACGTAAAGTCTCCGATAGTTTTGAACGGATGGAAATTATCGATCTCGAAGCTTGCTTTGCCTATATAAAAGCAAATCCTGAAATCTCGGACGTCGTTATTTCAGGCGGTGATCCGTTGAATCTGTCCGACGCAAAGATCGATACGATCCTTGAAAATTTGGAAAAAATCTCTCATGTAAAGGTATGTCGCATCGGAACCAGGAACCCTGTCACGCTACCGATGCGAATTACTTCAGAACTTTGTAAAATGATTGAATCTCATAATACGGACAATTTATCTATTTTTTGTAATACTCAGTTCAATCATGAAAAGGAATGCACTTCCGAAGCTAAAGAAGCGGTGCTTCGGTTATTAAAGGCAGGAGTCAATATCGGAAACCAGTGCGTGATCTTAAAGGGAATTAACGACGATGGTGAGTCGATGTTGAGGCTGCACAAAAAACTCTTAGAATTGCGAATTCGGGCCTATTACATGTACGATCCGGAATTGATTCCAGGATCCAGAGGATTTAGAACTCCCCTCTATAAGGGAATTCAGATATTGGAATATATGAGGGGAAAAATCGGCGGCATGGGAATTCCCCAGTTCGTGAACGATTTACCCGGAGGCGGCGGGAAAATTACTTTGGGTCCGAATTGGTATTTGGGTTTCCATAAGGAATCGAAAACTCATGTGTTTCGTTCCGCGATTCATGGAACCTATCATTTGAGCCCGGAACCGTATGATAGCGATTACGAATCGTACTACCCGGAATTGGATCAGAAAGTTTGGGACTCCATTCGAAATTCTGCATATTCAACGGATAAGGGCGTTCCTCTCGGCGGGCGGGGAAAGTCATCATATGAAAAATGA